The following proteins are encoded in a genomic region of Corylus avellana chromosome ca4, CavTom2PMs-1.0:
- the LOC132178117 gene encoding protein FAR1-RELATED SEQUENCE 5-like: protein MTTTQRSESMNAFFDDYVHSQTTLKEFFDQFDNALRKMVENEARSDFDCFNRTIPCATNLSLEKQFQDVYTNAKFKEVHEQFATGVHCNNSLVRSEGAISTYQVVETCQPHENHMIDKTFNVFFIEDEFEVKCTCAMFEFRGILCKHFISVLVTKKVTMLPPRYILDRWRKDIKRNYTLIKSSCDTFVSNSSAQRYDRMLKKFEELASHTLENVEYSMEVMKNLDILNEKFRALKSGKVLSPVKVKRLGRPRSLRRVLAIEKVSKKSQGKIVPLVKKAANKAQLEKKPSSSNNVIKKVQKKKVHNFFLST, encoded by the coding sequence ATGACTACAACGCAGCGGAGTGAAAGCATGAATGCATTTTTTGATGATTACGTGCATTCACAAACCACACTAAAGGAattttttgatcaatttgaTAATGCTTTGAGGAAAATGGTTGAGAATGAGGCGCGTtctgattttgattgttttaatcGCACAATTCCATGTGCAACCAATCTGTCTTTAGAGAAGCAATTTCAAGATGTTTACACAAACGCAAAGTTCAAAGAAGTTCACGAACAGTTTGCAACAGGTGTGCATTGTAACAACTCTCTTGTTAGAAGTGAAGGTGCAATTTCTACCTATCAAGTGGTTGAAACTTGTCAACCTCATGAAAACCACATGATCGACAAAACATTTAATGTTTTCTTCATTGAAGACGAATTTGAAGTGAAGTGCACTTGTGCAATGTTTGAATTTAGAGGCATCCTATGCAAGCATTTTATTTCAGTTCTAGTGACAAAGAAAGTTACAATGTTGCCACCAAGATATATTCTTGACAGATGGAGGAAGGATATAAAGCGTAACTATACTTTGATTAAGAGTAGTTGTGATACGTTTGTGAGTAACTCTAGCGCCCAAAGATATGACAGAATGTTGAAGAAATTTGAAGAATTAGCATCACATACATTAGAAAATGTGGAATATTCCATGGAAGTGATGAAAAATCTTGACATTTTAAATGAGAAATTTCGTGCCTTAAAGTCTGGAAAGGTGCTTTCTCCTGTTAAGGTTAAACGTTTAGGGAGACCACGGTCACTAAGAAGGGTACTAGCTATAGAAAAAgtgtccaaaaaatcacaaggtaAGATAGTGCCTCTTGTAAAGAAAGCAGCCAACAAAGCCCAATTAGAGAAGAAGCCATCAAGCAGCAACAATGTCATAAAGAAGGTCCAAAAAAAGAAGgttcataatttttttctttctacttgA
- the LOC132178118 gene encoding protein FAR1-RELATED SEQUENCE 5-like, with product MDISKSHLDNEGTVESLYTCIPNDDADKEDMLVLYSEEEFDDNEDNVVLPEMIDGDDKVDEPQNSMTFSSHEEVISYYKKYAKQVGFGVLRRMIKKTSDGHPNYMILTCIRDGSGTRSTRNASKATPTTNRTGCKARICARLWDDGTWYLSKVVLEHNHHVSPRKARFLRCFKNINDAAKRRLDLNDRSGICLNKNFNSLVVEMGGFENVPFGEKDCRNFIAKARELRLSKGGGQALCDYFRRMQDMNDGFYYVMDMDDDARVRNVFWADARSRAAYEFFGDVITFDTTYLTNRYDMPFAPFVGVNHHGQSILFGAGLLSNEDTDTFVWLFESWLKCMNYRAPGAILTDQARAMKKCNCDSFSKNST from the coding sequence ATGGACATTTCAAAGTCACACTTGGACAATGAGGGCACAGTTGAATCTTTGTATACATGTATTCCAAATGATGACGCGGATAAAGAAGACATGTTGGTGCTTTATTCGGAGGAAGAGTTTGATGATAACGAAGACAATGTTGTACTACCCGAGATGATTGATGGGGATGACAAAGTTGATGAACCACAAAATTCAATGACATTTAGTTCACATGAAGAAGTGATCTCATATTATAAGAAGTATGCTAAACAAGTTGGTTTTGGTGTGTTAAGAAGAATGATTAAAAAGACATCAGATGGTCATCCAAATTACATGATCCTTACATGCATTCGCGATGGCTCAGGAACACGCAGCACAAGAAATGCTTCCAAAGCAACACCAACAACTAATAGAACTGGGTGTAAGGCCAGGATTTGTGCAAGGTTATGGGATGATGGAACGTGGTATTTGAGTAAAGTGGTACTTGAGCATAACCATCATGTAAGCCCAAGAAAAGCAAGATTTTTAAGGTGTTTTAAGAATATTAATGATGCTGCAAAAAGAAGGCTTGATCTTAATGATAGATCTGGAATATgtttaaataagaattttaactcaTTAGTTGTTGAAATGGGGGGGTTTGAGAATGTTCCCTTTGGGGAGAAAGATTGTCGAAATTTTATTGCCAAGGCAAGAGAGCTTCGGCTTAGCAAAGGAGGTGGTCAAGCACTTTGTGATTATTTCAGAAGAATGCAAGACATGAATGATGGCTTCTATTATGTGATGGACATGGACGATGATGCTAGGGTGCGAAATGTGTTTTGGGCTGATGCACGAAGTAGGGCAGCGTATGAATTCTTTGGGGATGTCATTACATTTGACACGACATACTTGACTAATAGGTATGACATGCCATTTGCTCCTTTCGTAGGAGTGAATCATCATGGTCAGTCAATACTTTTTGGGGCAGGACTACTATCAAACGAGGATACAGAtacatttgtttggttgtttgagTCATGGTTGAAGTGCATGAATTACCGAGCTCCAGGTGCAATTTTAACAGATCAGGCTAGGGCAATGAAAAAATGCAATTGCGATAGTTTTTCCAAGAACTCGACATAG
- the LOC132179849 gene encoding uncharacterized protein LOC132179849 encodes MSTATGEAPVSLSLRRSRRLSLSSTGDVDEEVEEPNVLRITCSDEELDGDESSNEELDGDEKFEETEMIGGNEKVEEPGRSIQRAPMIPNAYQSGAYHICYSLGGACNCTYVLISFVLFA; translated from the exons atgTCTACAGCCACCGGCGAagctcctgtctctctctcactccggcgaagccgaaggctctctctctcctccaccggtg ATGTGgatgaagaagttgaagaaccaaATGTCTTAAGGATCACTTGTTCAGATGAAGAGTTGGATGGGGATGAAAGTTCGAATGAAGAGTTGGATGGAgatgaaaaatttgaagaaacagAGATGATCGGTGGGAATgaaaaagttgaagaaccag GCAGAAGTATTCAACGTGCACCCATGATACCTAATGCTTATCAATCTGGAGCATATCATATTTGTTACAGTTTGGGGGGAGCTTGTAACTGTACTTATGTATTGATTTCTTTTGTTCTCTTTGCTTGA